The Tenrec ecaudatus isolate mTenEca1 chromosome 8, mTenEca1.hap1, whole genome shotgun sequence DNA window GTAGCAACAGGGAGCCAGGAGGGCCAAATGAGACTTACTTTTGCtaggcgcgcgcgcgcgcgtgtgtgtgtgtgtgtgtgtctcagcaTAGATTGGAGTGTGGAACGGCTCTATCCAGCGGTGCGATGGTAGAAACATGCATTCATGCATTCATTCAGTTTGCTATGTCCTAGCTTCCACACTGGGCACATTCATAGGTATTTAACATTCTACTTTACACACAACCACCCCCCAAGGCTGGTGCTGTCTCTCCTTGGAGAGATGAAGGAGCTGATGCATCTGGTTAGCACAGCTAATAAGCAACGatgtaaaattaaagaaaatattgatATAAAACACCAATACACGCTTGCCAGAATCAATATATCTGCAACAAATATACTAGAATGGTTACCAGTGAGGATGTGAGGTGAATAAAATGCaaacaaaagagaacaaagaggCAAGCCGACTCCACAACCGTTGGTTGCTTTTTATCAGCACACCTACTGCGTTCTTACCATTCCACTGCCAAGATGATTAAGCCAAGGGTAAAGTAAAGCAAGCCAAGGCATTCTGACATTCAAGCTAAGGAATGGGGAGCACTTGGAAGGAGTCAGGGAAGAGGTCTCTGCTGTCAGATGCACGATTGGACTGTCCTGCATCCCTACAACTGCGGGATCTTTAGGCTGTCCATAAGTCACACTCTTCTCAGGGTCCTGCAGCCCCAGAAAGCCTTTGTGAGAGCAGATTCCAGAGGTACTGTGATTTCTGACTACAGGAAGGCTGTCCTCTGATCTCTGGAGGGCGCAGTCCATGAACATCATCAATGAACTTCACATAAGTAAATGGCAAAGATGTAATTGTgatgtgttaaaaaaaacaacactcttTTTTTGTTCCTAAATAGAAGACTAGCTAAATAAATGATTCCCATTCATTTACCAGAATATAGACACTGCACAAGATATGACTATAGAATAATATTAGTGAGTTAGAAAAATATGCAGGATACGTTGTTATTTAGAAAATAGGCCAGAAAGTGATGTGTAGAATATGATCCAGGTTTTATACAACCTAGCATATATGTAAACTATACACATCCATATACAGAAATATGGCAGGCAAGGTACGTATATCATAATATGAACAGTGAGAGGGGTAAAACGGAAGGGCCATTTGTCTTATTTCACTTGTATCTTCTAATTTTTATATGACAAACCTGTATCGCTTCTATCAAGAAAAAagaatctattttaaaaatagctcAAGTGTTACCTATGGTCCAGGCTGCTTTACCTGTGGATTTGTGCTCCTCTTCTCCCATTGGCTTGAAGGAGACCTTGCCTGCAGCTGCCAGGCTGATGCAACCACAGCACAGGTGGCCGTCCTCAGGCGTGGTGGTTGCAGCACGGAACTGGCATGCCGGTTACTTACTGTGCACAGATCCAATTCCAAGGAGCTTGGCATCGTGCCCAGAACACGAGTAGGTTTGAAATGCGTGAATTACTGAATGGATATGGGGTCACTAGCCTTGGGTTTCGATACCAGCTCTGCCATTAACTGGCTCAGTGAATCCTAGACCCCTTGATCTGTGCAGAGGTCGTAATAATGATGAAAGAGTCCAATGATCCCCATGAGGATTTGCACATGGCTAAGTGGTGGTCCCAAGATGAGTGGGAGTATAGATGAAGAAGTTACTGGGATTGCTCCATCATAGATCAGGTTTACCTCTCCCCATTGCTTATTTCTCTTTGGCTCCCCAAGGCATCATTGTTACCATAGCAGCCAGATGCTGATGATGCCTCCGGGGGCAGTAAGGTGAAGCTGAGATAACTCACATCTTTGCCTCCCCAAGCCCTTGGCAGGCCGGCTTGAGATGGTCTGAAGCGGACTCTCCTGTTGGGTCCCCACCCTGTTGCAGGTAACTTAGGCCCACAAACTTTTCCTTGGGAGCCTCAATTTAGGGCCCTGGGCACCTCTTTGGAGACACTCTCCTCCCCAAAGCCCAGTCTCTTGGCACCCTGCCTGGTTGTCGTGGAAACAGGTTCCACTGCGGACAAAGGAGGGAGCTGGGTCCTGCTTCTTCCCGGACCTATAGATGAGGATTTTCAGACCGTGGAGACTGCGCTGCCCTGCGCTGCACCTGCCCACGCTCCCTGCGTGCTCATTCAAGTGGAGTTTGCCTTCGCTCGCCCCCGACGACACCATGTGTAAAAGCGTGACCACAGGTGAGTGGAAGAAAGTCTTCTACGAGAAGATGGAGGAGGCCAAGCCGGCGGACAGCTGGGACCTCATCATAGATCCCAACCTCAAGCACAATGTGCTGGCCCCCGGCTGGAAGCAGTACCTGGAATTGCATGCCTCGGGCAGGTGAGTAGCCTTGTGGACAGCCCCTGACCCTAAACCCCGGGAGCATTTTCCAAGAGGAGATTGAGCTCCTAGAACACAAGTGTTTAGGTTCCACCTTGCTGTTGGTCCAGGTGGAAAATGGGAGGAAGAGAATTCGTCCCTCACCAGGAGGAGTTAAGACAATTGAGTCACATTCCTGCTCTGGGCCACATTTTCCCATTCGGGAACATAAAGAGGTAGACTATTTTTAAACAGTCTTATGCTCTTATACAGTTCCAGACTTCAGGAATTTCTTAAAATGTGGAACCAAAGGGAAGGGGGCTTGAGATCCAGTGAGGTGAGGAGGCCTGCGCCCCTGACCTGGGACACTTCAATTTAGATCACTTTAACTAATCATTATTGAACCACGATGAGCACTAGAGAACAGGCTCTATTAGTAGCTCTGTGACCCCTGAGCATTTTTTGTGCTCTCCTTTTCCCCATTGGCCACACGAAGGGTTATCTTACACCTTTGCCCCTCACAGTGTGGTCCAGGgactcacagcagcagcagcaacctgagTTAGAGATGCACAGCCTTGGGCTCCATCCAAACCCTCTGTCATCAGAACCTGCATCGTAACAGGATCCCCAGGTGATCCAGAGGTGTACCCTGCTTGATTCTGTCCTGCACTCCTGTCCATAGGTCTATAATGCAGATGCCTTCTCTTTGAGCTATAAGTTGGGGGGAAGCCAAGTGGTGCATCTTGGGGTCAGAACAAAGTCAAGAAAACTTTAACGGGCATTTTTATGTGCTGAGTATTGAGGTCTGAGCCGAGAGAGAAAGATAGTTCCTAAAGGATGCAAGAGACAAGAGCGCCCACGAAACCACAAAGCCTCTaacccagaggttctcaaccttcctcaggctgtgaccctttcatacagttcctcatgtggtggtgatcccccaaccatgagattatttctgttgctacgtcATCCcttcaattttgctactgttatgaatcatcatgtacatatctgataggcagggtgtattttcattgttacaaattgaacatcattaaggcagagtgattcatcacaaaacagtatgtaattatatattgtgaaatatttatttctaatgacaaatgaaattttgtcttgaagcatgggtaacCATCATCACGCTGGGTACTTGTAcgtgggcgtgtctgcatgtgggcggacccacctggaaacGATagaggttcctaagaccattagaaatacgtgttttccaatggtcttaggcgacccctggggTCGAGAcctacaggtggagaaccgctgcgctAAACTGGCTGGTGGGAGGGGGACAAGGTCTGGAAACTTTCTGGCAGTGGCCCAGGAGCTTGGAAGGTGGGTGGCTCTCACGGACCTGGCTGGTGACTTGCGATCCTCAGGGGAGCTATGGCCCTCGGGGACTGGTCTAGCAGAGATTGCCTGCACTTTCAGGCCCTGGGGTACATGAACCCTAGCACCCATGGGAGGCAGGGGCGGCCATTTTTTCCTGGTTTGGATCTAGCCTGCTAAAAAAGCAGTCAGTGTTGACAGAATCGACCAGGCAAATGGGTCAAATGACTTCCTATCTGGTGCCTACTTTCCACGTTGCCGCACTTACccgagctctgagcaggaagaaGTCATTTAGCGCATCCTGTGCTTTTTCGAATTTGGAAGATGAGGTTTAGAGAGGCCCGGTGGCGAGGCCTGCGGGCACGTGGTGCAGGGAGCTGATGCCTACGGAGAGAGCCAGGTGgcctggggaggagggagcaggctcTGTTCCAGGGCGCTCACACAGGGGCAGGCTGGAGGGCCTCAAGGGGACTGAGTGCTAATGAGCCCAGGAGGCCATCAACAAGCCTTCTGCCCATcacaccatctccacctctcctccttcctctctccttccccgcAGGTTCCACTGCTCCTGGTGCTGGCACACCTGGCAGTCACCCCACGTGGTCATCCTCTTCCACATGCACCTGGACCGCGCCCAGCGGGCCGGCTCGGTGCGCATGCGCGTCTTCAAGCAGCTGTGCTACGAGTGCGGCACGGCGCGGCTGGACGAGTCGAGCATGCTGGAGGAGAACATCGAGAGCCTGGTGGACAATCTCATCACCAGCCTGCGCGAGCAGTGCTACGGCGAGCGCGGCGGCTACTACCGCATCCAGGTGGCCGGCCGCCAAGACCACCGCCGGCACCGCGGCGAGTTCTGCGAGGCCTGCCAGGAGGGCATCGTGCACTGGAAGCCCAGCGAGAAGCTGCTGGAGGAGGAGGCGACCACCTACACCTTCTCCCGGGCGCCCAGCCCCACCAAGCAGCAGGCGGAAGGCGGCTCGGGCTGCAACTTCTGCTCCATCCCCTGGTGCCTGTTCTGGGCCACGGTTCTCCTGCTCATAATCTACCTGCAGTTCTCCTTCCGCAGCTCCATCTGAGATGTCTTGGGTGGGCCCGGGGGGGACCGAAGGGTCCCAGGGCTGTGGAGGCCAGCCGGCTGGTAGGAGGAAGTCAAGGGAGACCTGGACTGGGAGTGGGGTCCATTTCTAGCTGTGGGTGCAGTACCTCGGTGAGGATCCTGGACAAATCACCCACTTCCCCATCTGTCTGTCACATGGAGGGTTTGTGctacaaccgggcacttggaagcaAAACCTCAGGACCCCACGTTTTGTTTCCTCCGGGACTCTTGGGCTGGGTCGAGTGAGTGGGTTTCCAACGCCTGGTCCAGTTCCTACGATCTCATCGGACTTTAATTTGACCAGTTCCATTCTAGATCAAGTTCTAGttaaggtttttgttgttgctgttgttgtactAGACAAAAATATCCAACtgcttttaaaaagtttgaaaaaaataCGTTGAACCCGACAGAAGGAGGTGATATCCAAAGGCTTTCCCACAGCGATGACGTCATGCCTTTTCTTTTATAAAAGCCCGTCCATCCCAGCCCCAGTGTCTCCCACATCCTGCAGCTGCAGCCTTAAGGAGGCCTGCCTAGGGTAGAGGCCTCACCCACAGCTCCCTGGTCGGGAAAGAAAAGAAGCAGTATCTTGCTCTCCAAGGCTTCCCCCCTAGGTTTCCCTGAGCCCCGGCTTTCCGCTTCCCTCCACACGGGGCGGCTTTTGGACCTCCCTAGCTGAAAGGTGGTGCTTGGGCTAGGGGTGTCACATAGATCGCAGCATCCTACTCATTTCAGAGAATGTAAACTGGCTGAGAACTTAAGGGAAAGGTCTAAAGGCAGAGGTTTAGAAGTGGTCCTAAATCCCTGGGAATCAAGCCTAAATACTGTGTCTCCGGAGAAACCACACATGACTAATTGTCAGCAGCTCTGATGGCCAGAACGTGAAGAAAGGGCCTGCTCTCCCGCATTCTTTGTGGAAACCATAGTTAAGCAGTTTTCACCTTTGGACTATGTGTGGACCCTGTCACCAAAGACCAAGAGCCTCGAACCACAGGGATGGCAAATTCTCAGCAAGAGGGTGTGCTAGAGACATGAACTACTCCGTCCGTAGAGAAGTACACAGATATGCAGGAACACCCTCCCATTGTATGCACTGTGCTGGGTACCATTTGGAATTGGGAGAGAAGACTTTCCGAATGTGGTCGTATGGATGTGGTAGGGGCAGGGCGACAGAGAGCGGGAGGGGAGATGCCACCCTGTACTCTTGTACACCCCACCTTGGCGAATAACTTGATTCCCAACCCTCCTTCCTGCACTGTTCTCCTCCTTCAAGGAGTTCACTACTCTCCATAATGGTGGAAGGAGGCCATTGATGTACTTTAATAAAGAGGGGAGATCATTCATCAGGCTTAGTAGTCATTGATGTGTGGTTCAGAGTCTCCATCTCCCTCCTATCCCTCATCTCTgcttctctcgctctctctccttGAGTTATGGACCAGGCCTGTCCCTAATCAGGGGGGATACAACCCCTCTTTCCCTCTGTGCTGACGTTCTTCCTTGACCCCCCTTCTCCTCCAGAGGCTGCTTTACCTTCTTGTTTTCACAACCACACATTTTAAAAGATTGTGCTCCCGAGCTCCACAGTTTGTCTCCATTAATTCTATAGGCTGACAAACACCTTCCCAACGCCACAGAAATGGCCTAACCAAGGCCACCAATAACTATCATAGGGTTAAATAAAATGTGTGCTTTTAAACTGTAGTTTTCTTCACTTCCAAAGACCAGTGGCAGACATTTACTCCAAACACCTGTTTCAGAGATACGCCCCTCGCCTGAGTTATCTTCATTTCCTCAGACTTCTTCTCCACACTGTCTATAAAGAAGCCTCTGCAGGCCCCACCGCCTCTGCTGGCCTTCTGAGGATAGGCATTCTTTCGGGTTCTGTCCTAAATCTTCTCTGTGAACGGTCCGCATTTAATACCTATGTGCGGATGACTCAAAATCTAGGTTGCTGGGCCTGCATGCTCCATGAGGTTCTgacatttatgttgttgttggtcggtgccattgagttgacagcCACCCTTAGCGACCCCGTGCtcagcagaaccaaacactacCCCGTCCTGGGTCATACTCACCATTGCCCTTAGgtctgcgcccattgttgcagccacactgTCAAACCATCTCCGCGAGGACCCCCcctcttgttcgctgcccctccactttaccaagcacggtgtcctccagggactggtctctcctgacgatatgcccaaaggatgtaagatgaagtcttgccatccttgcctctaaggagcactctggctggacttcttccaagacgaatTGGCTTgtacttttagcagtccatggcaccttGAATAGTCTTCTCCGGTCatcattccttcttcattgtctgttcttagtcgggaagctccgctgaaaccgctTCActctgggggaccctgctggcatttggactaccagTGCAcgagcttctggcatcacagcaacgcacaagTCACCTCActgtgacagactgacagacaagtggggggccttacattcatatCCCCTTCTTATCTGAACACTGTTGACAGCATGTTTCACAGGCACCTCCAAGTCCATGTGTCAAAGTCAGTTCTAAACTTTGCTTCCACGTCTGGCTCTCACTCCATAAGGGGATGGTGGCTCACCCAGGCAAGCCAGAAACCCACTGTCCTGGTGTTTCTCATGCCAGGCAgcctcttcttgccttcttaaCAATGCTACCTCATCTTTTCACATCTCTCCATGTAAGCAGAGAGTTGGTGCTTCCATTAAGGTTGTATGTagttccttcttcctcttttgttTCTTACAGCCTCTGATCCTCCTTCCAACTCTAAGGCAGGCTTTGTAATTTGGAAAGTCTCTTTATGGAGGAAAGTATTTTCAGGATGTCACCTGCATTTCGTCACCTGCAAAATGAAGACCTGGGTTACCTCATTTTGCAGGTGAGAAAATGTAGCCAGAACACGGAGGTGACAACCCCAGATCTCACTGTCAGTAGCAAAACAAAGAACCCACACCTCACCTAGCCCCATTCTAGAACACATtctcagggctttctactcagctAGGAAGACATTGGTAATTTAATAAGGCTCTGTGTCCCTTCCTCTCCTGTCTCTTATTCTTGCTACAGGGGCAGAATTCTTGGCTTGCTTAGGAGCTTAGTCCATGTCTTGGCAAAGATTGTCTGGGCAGTTCTTCTTGGCACATATTGCCTTGTGCCACATGTTGAACTTGTTAAAGATATACTATGTGTCATAAGTAAATAACAGTAAGTGCTATAAATAAATGACCCCATGTGTGACAAATCAATGACTTGGGGACATCCCAGCATGCCAGGCCTCTCATACTGGGGCTTCCGTGCATTGCTTTAGATCTCGGAGACCCGAGGAATGCAGCAACATGGTCCCAGAGGCTGTCATCCTTAGGGTGAGGTCACCAAGCAGTGCCTTGATCTTTTCCCTCAAGTCCATCTGGACAGGAGACCAGCTCAATGGGAAAACATTTCCTGGTGGTCAGGAACCCAAAGAAAAACACCTAACGTAATAAATAATAGGCCATCAGAGCTGTAAAACCAACTAGACATTCCCAATTTTGATCTGGTAGCCTATAGATGAGAAACTGAATCTCAAATAAACTGCTCTAGTTTAGAGTGAAGACAAGATCATGACATTTGGGGCCAAGGGACACTTGAGTCTTGGCTCTACTACTTACCTCCTGCGTGAGCTCAGGTAGGTTATCGTCACTCGTTAAGTCCCATTTCCTCCTTATCAAAATAAGAATCATAACATTGGCCTTGGAAGTCTATTGTAAAAAGTTAGTAAGTCCACATTTATGACAATGGCTGACACAAACCATATATTCATCGACTATCTATCTTATTCTTCCTGCTTCCCCTCTGAAATTTTAGCCTCTCTTTTCAgtctttgggtgggggtgggtaattTATTTTTCAGTGCAGACTAAACTCTGTTGGCAAAGGCTTTAGAAAATAAATGGAAGGCAAGGGCCAATGTCTCAGCTCAAGGGTTAGAACTGGTATATTTCACTTTATGTGAAGTCATTGATTTTCTGTCTCTCCAGCTTATTTCAAAGCAATGACTTCATTTTTCCAACTTTCTGGTAGTCACTTTTTGTTCTTCAAATTTAGCTATTTGAAGAATCTCCCCCAAACAGAAAACACCAGTGCTTTCTGGGCTCCTTTCCCATTGGCTGAAATACCTCTGAAGGCATTTAGTTCTTTTCCACATCCCATTCTGGTTCTTTGTAGGACTCCCAGCTAAGGAATTTCTTTTGGAATCAGTTTTTGGCATGGTGTGGGTACTGCCACATGCCCCAGGAAAATAAAATCCGTCTGCTGAATGACTAGTGTGAGGGTGTGCCGGTGGTGGCTGGGCTGCCGAAGCTCATTGGCAGGGAAGTCAGACAACCTGGATTtagctcttctttctctttctggtTCGCACTTTCCCCACTTGTCAAGCAAGGTGATAAGGTTCAGAGCGCTATCCGTTAGCTCAAGGCACCCAGCCTTTCTCACAAAAACTCAGTCCTTGAATTGGAATCCTGTTGATGTCCCTTGAATAAGACATGGTATTTCATCAAGCCTTAGCAGGATGTGGCTAGTtgtccccatttcccccccagtgtatttgaaatatttcataatttttaaaatgcactaAAAGAAAAAAGACTTAGTGGGAAGCCCAGACTGCCAGCATGGATTTGCACATCATTGGATGTGCAAACACAGaccaaagggagatgtcagagctGCTTCAAGGCTGGATTTTGTTGACTTGGATCCTGTTGGCAGGACTGGGCCACACGGTGTTTACTAGGCATGGACTAAATAAGGCAGACAGTCCCCTGAGTCGGGCCAGATAGAATAAGATCACAGGACAAGCAGATGCAAGGAGAGTCTTCACTGTGAACGTATGTCAGGAGCTTTCAAGACCCGAGACCTGGGTTGCCCCTGCCCCAGACCCTGGATTCTTGAAGCCTTATACTGGCTCGGGTTGGCCCATGGGAGTGGATGGAACAAACATGACCTGTTACTTTGCTCCAGCCTCCACTTGGCCTGGCACAGGTAGACACTGCCACTAAGACGTGATCTTCCCAGCTCATTCCTTTATGGGGACTCCCTTGGAGACTTTGGGATCTACCTGCATGCTGAGACTGCACTGGCTCTTTTTGCCTGGGATCAGAAGCTCACTGCTGGGAACGGAGCCggcatttttgcatctatgtgacATTTTCTCAAAAAAGGCCAACACACACCAGATGCAGGAAGTCACTGTGAAGGCTCGGTTTGGCTGCTTCCCTCAAGTTTGGAGAGATCTTTGCCTTCCTTTCTGACACTGAGGCTTGCATGTCTCAAAAAGACCAGCGTCTTGGAAAACTGCTGTTCCTGTTGGGGAGTGGTCCTTACTCACTTCTCTCTCTCCTGATTTACCCTGGGCTGTTCAAAGAGGTTGGGAATCAGGGGAAAGTGGCCttagaggctctggaagcagattCCTTTCCTCCATCGCCACTGTCCGGGCATCGTTGAAGACTACACAGTCATTGGCCTGATGTTTGTCACCACCCTGAGTCTCCCTGCCTTTAACTTTCTCTTCCCTTCACTTTCAGCATTAATGGCTCATTCGAAAGGTGTCCTTTATCTAGAGGGACATCAGGTTGCTTGGTGTCCCTAAACCTCTGGACCCCTTGCATGTCTATGCCTTCACACATGGTGCTCACACACGTCTCTGCTGATTTTCCTTTCAGCAGTTCGCCAGTGACAAGCAAAGACCACCGACTTTTTTCAGGGAGACGTTAATGCCCCGTGGCACTGCTGggcagattcaaaccaccaaccttcgggTTTGTTGGTGGTGGTATCATTGGGCAGTTCCAACTTGTAGCAATCCCGCAACCCAAGTAGACTgctgtgtagggtttctga harbors:
- the RTP1 gene encoding receptor-transporting protein 1, with translation MRIFRPWRLRCPALHLPTLPACSFKWSLPSLAPDDTMCKSVTTGEWKKVFYEKMEEAKPADSWDLIIDPNLKHNVLAPGWKQYLELHASGRFHCSWCWHTWQSPHVVILFHMHLDRAQRAGSVRMRVFKQLCYECGTARLDESSMLEENIESLVDNLITSLREQCYGERGGYYRIQVAGRQDHRRHRGEFCEACQEGIVHWKPSEKLLEEEATTYTFSRAPSPTKQQAEGGSGCNFCSIPWCLFWATVLLLIIYLQFSFRSSI